AAAGGGGTAACCCACCGCCCTCCCCCAACCAGTACATGCATCATAATACACAGAAATCCCAACCCtctcataaaaacgtaaaatccTGCATGGGAATGAAGATATAATCAGACGCAGTTAACTTCCTCCATCTATCCAATTTAATCCGGGAGCACACTCATACATTAACCATTAACCCTTGTTTGGTCAGGGATTATGTATTATTGGGTAAATCATTTGAGAAGCTCATTAAAACCATGTAAGGGGGGTTGGGATAGTAAGACTATAGTCGACATGTAATAGGAGTCCTTGTTACAAAGATTTGGACTGATCTAATGTCATACATtgaatttatttgtatatatagtgAGGATCAAATGGTAAGACTCACCTTCAAAATACAGCTTAACGACACAATATGCTGTCCCCTTGTTTGTTCACCACGGAGGCAGCCTGTAATTTGAAATAGAATAGTTCAAGATACGATGCAGAATATATAAAGACATAAATGCGTTCCAGTAACACAGCCCATTGTGCCTGCCTAGGACTGGCCACTGATACATTGTAGCAATGGGAAGTCACACTCCAGTGATCAGAATAGAGATACAAAGACAGATCACCCCACTCTGCCTGTCTGCTCCTCATTAAAATCCTGACACACACTCAACTTCCAAGCAATTGGCATGGAGCAGATGACTTAACAGCTTTCTGAATAGGACAGAGGGCGAGGGTGCAGCATGGCTCTTTTTAGAGGGGCTGTGAAAGAGGCAATCGCAAAGAAGAATAAGCGtgaattcaccccccccccccccattacatcTGAAGGTGATTGCAACACATTGCACAGCTTGAAGCGATGTGTAAACAAGAGCAGGAGACAGTAGCTTTACACGGCAGACGGGTGATGGGGTCTGTAGAAAAGGATAGGAGTTGCCCATCATAAGGATATGTGGCCAGCCTGCATCCGGGAGCAAGTCATACCTCTCTGGGGGCCCATCCCTAGACCTGCTGCCCTGCCACTGAAAGCCAGCTCGGGTGACAATACCACCTCCCATTCCTAAATGAAGCCATAGCTGGCAAACACTAGCCATTAAAATAGGGGGCAATGACATGAATTGGCATCCTGGGCAAATTGGCACTGACCCAATAATACATACTGGCACCCCCTATACAGTAAGTCTTACACAGCTCTGATAGATGACTAACTGGGTCCAGTTTCCACTCAGATGACATTTGCAATGGAAAGGGAGCAATGAGGTAGGTGAGAGCCACTTACCTGATCAGTATTGAGGTCTGTGAGTGGGGTCCTGGCAGGTGGCTGTTGCCTTAACAGCACAGGGTGTGTGTCCAAAGCCAGCTGAAGGTCCAGGATGTAGTCAATAACGTGCTGCAGAATTTCTACTTTACTGACTTTTTTGTTCTGGGGGATGGTGGGGACCAGTCTCTTGAGCCTGCTATAGCAGTCATTCATATCGTA
The nucleotide sequence above comes from Pelobates fuscus isolate aPelFus1 chromosome 4, aPelFus1.pri, whole genome shotgun sequence. Encoded proteins:
- the ID4 gene encoding DNA-binding protein inhibitor ID-4, with translation MKAVSPIRPHSRKTGVCGELAVHCLSDHSLSVARYKMEEECLQYDMNDCYSRLKRLVPTIPQNKKVSKVEILQHVIDYILDLQLALDTHPVLLRQQPPARTPLTDLNTDQAASVVNKQGDSILCR